A single region of the Vicia villosa cultivar HV-30 ecotype Madison, WI linkage group LG4, Vvil1.0, whole genome shotgun sequence genome encodes:
- the LOC131598089 gene encoding uncharacterized protein LOC131598089 has protein sequence MENWKNYALSKEEEEGVVADEGEVFEDESIQRTLAGRLWTESNFNSRAFKSTMVNAWKLKHTVEVQDLSKNLFLFKFSSRRDMEYVLKSGPWSFDRALLVLKRISGEEQPSELDLHFSSFWVRIYDLPLVLRSDTMAKKLGNIIGTFEEMDAKEAHRNGRFLRVKVTLDLKEPLKRGTVVTFKEKKIRVHFKYERLPIFCFICGRMGHQIKDCEAIEELNEEGFEDIEEQDLAFGQWLRASPLPKITDESKKRESSSSLSSKDLFNVSSSQSRCETKGKDKEEEAEVQLITAAANNQNRENKDEEVGPKNQVDVETVAETLGAVMLSTGMNKTQASVQTEPAQKKWTRRKPSKTSGSTLVKASKPKITKRQLVDVMISEGPLDELVNGDKKRKQAFEGSDIPDNFPEVVLESQHRLPQ, from the coding sequence ATGGAGAACTGGAAAAACTACGCTCTttcaaaggaagaagaagaaggcgTGGTTGCGGATGAGGGGGAAGTGTTTGAAGACGAATCGATCCAGAGAACCCTCGCTGGAAGACTGTGGACAGAAAGCAACTTTAACTCTAGAGCTTTCAAAAGCACGATGGTGAATGCATGGAAACTGAAACACACTGTGGAAGTTCAAGATCTAagcaaaaacttgtttctcttcAAGTTCAGTTCTAGGAGAGACATGGAGTATGTTCTTAAATCCGGGCCCTGGAGTTTTGACAGAGCTCTCCTGGTCCTAAAGCGCATCTCTGGAGAAGAGCAACCGTCGGAATTGGATCTACACTTCAGTTCTTTCTGGGTAAGAATTTATGATCTTCCTCTAGTTCTCAGATCTGATACTATGGCAAAAAAGCTGGGGAATATCATTGGTACCTTTGAAGAAATGGATGCAAAAGAGGCACACAGGAACGGTAGATTTCTGCGGGTTAAAGTCACTTTGGATCTTAAGGAACCATTGAAACGTGGCACTGTTGTTACGTTTAAGGAGAAGAAGATTAGAGTCCACTTCAAGTACGAAAGGCTCCCCATTTTCTGCTTCATATGTGGGCGAATGGGTCACCAAATAAAGGATTGTGAGGCTATCGAAGAACTTAATGAGGAGGGATTCGAagacattgaagaacaagatctggCTTTTGGACAATGGCTGAGGGCGTCTCCTCTACCAAAAATCACTGATGAATCGAAGAAGCGTGAGTCCAGTTCCAGTTTAAGCAGTAAGGATCTCTTTAACGTGTCTTCTAGTCAAAGTCGATGCGAGACTAAGGGGAAGGATAAAGAAGAGGAGGCAGAAGTTCAACTAATCACTGCTGCTGCAAACAATCAGAATAGAGAAAATAAAGACGAAGAGGTAGGACCAAAAAACCAGGTAGATGTCGAAACTGTTGCTGAAACGCTAGGTGCGGTTATGTTGTCTACAGGAATGAACAAAACACAGGCTAGTGTACAAACAGAACCGGCTCAAAAAAAATGGACGCGAAGAAAACCTTCAAAGACTTCTGGATCGACATTGGTGAAGGCCTCAAAGCCAAAGATAACCAAGCGACAACTAGTGGATGTTATGATTTCTGAAGGCCCACTGGATGAGTTGGTTAATGGTGACAAAAAGAGAAAGCAAGCTTTTGAGGGCAGTGATATCCCTGACAACTTCCCGGAGGTGGTGTTGGAGAGCCAGCACCGCCTTCCCCAATGA